One part of the Drosophila teissieri strain GT53w chromosome 3R, Prin_Dtei_1.1, whole genome shotgun sequence genome encodes these proteins:
- the LOC122619260 gene encoding DNA damage-binding protein 1 yields MSHHYVVTAQKPTAVVACLTGNFTSPTDLNLIIARNNQVEIDLVTPEGLRPLKEININGTIAVMRHFRPPDSNKDLIFILTRRYNVMILEARMVNDAITVVTKANGNVSDSVGIPSEGGVIAAIDPKARVIGMCLYQGLFTIIPLDKDASELKATNLRMDELNVYDVEFLHGCLNPTVIVIHKDNDGRHVKSHEINLREKEFMKIAWKQDNVETEATMLIPVPSPIGGVIVIGRESIVYHDGSNYHAVAPLTFRQSTINCYARVSSNGLRYLLGNMDGQLYMLFLGTSETSKGVTVKDIKVEQLGEISIPECITYLDNGFLYIGARHGDSQLVRLNSEAIDGSYVVPVENFTNLAPILDIAVVDLDRQGQGQIITCSGSFKDGSLRIIRIGIGIQEHACIDLPGIKGMWSLKVGVDESPYENTLVLAFVGHTRILTLSGEEVEETEIPGFASDLQTFLCSNVDFDQVIQVTSDSVRLVSSATKALVAEWRPTGDRSIGVVSCNTTQIVVASACDLFYIVIEDGSLREQSRRTLEYEVACLDITPLDETQTKSDLVAVGLWTDISAVIMSLPDLKTIYTEKLSGEIIPRSILMTTFEGIHYLLCALGDGSMYYFIMDQTTGQLTDKKKVTLGTQPTTLRTFRSLSTTNVFACSDRPTVIYSSNHKLVFSNVNLKEVNHMCSLNAQAYPDSLALANKNAVILGTIDEIQKLHIRTVPLGEGPRRIAYQEASQTFAVSTLRIDVHGRGGAKPLRNSASTQAQNITCSSNFLPKPGGGNSTAANAEVGQEIDVHNLLVIDQNTFEVLHAHQFVSPETISSLMSAKLGDDPNTYYVVATSLVIPEEPEPKVGRIIIFHYHENKLTQVAETKVDGTCYALVEFNGKVLAGIGSFVRLYEWTNEKELRMECNIQNMIAALYLKAKGDFILVGDLMRSITLLQHKQMEGIFVEIARDCEPKWMRAVEILDDDTFLGSETNGNLFVCQKDSAATTDEERQLLPELARFHLGDTVNVFRHGSLVMQNVGERTTPINGCVLYGTCNGAIGIVTQIPQDFYDFLHGLQERLKKIIKSVGKIEHTYYRNFQINNKVEPSEGFIDGDLIESFLDLSREKMRDSVQGLELTLNGERKGADVEDVIKIVEDLTRMH; encoded by the exons ATGTCGCATCACTACGTGGTGACGGCGCAGAAGCCGACGGCGGTTGTTGCCTGTTTGACAG GCAACTTCACCTCGCCCACGGATCTCAATCTGATCATTGCCCGGAACAACCAGGTGGAAATCGATCTGGTCACGCCGGAGGGACTGCGTCCCCTGAAGGAGATCAACATCAATGGCACCATTGCCGTGATGCGCCACTTCCGACCGCCCGACAGCAACAAGGATTTGATCTTCATACTGACACGTCGCTACAACGTTATGATTCTCGAGGCGCGCATGGTCAACGACGCCATCACAGTGGTAACCAAAGCCAACGGCAATGTTTCCGACTCAGTGGGCATTCCCTCGGAAGGAGGAGTTATTGCTGCCATCGATCCCAAGGCGAGGGTCATCGGAATGTGCCTCTACCAGGGGCTGTTCACCATCATTCCTTTGGATAAGGATGCTAGCGAGCTAAAGGCCACAAATTTGAG AATGGATGAGCTGAACGTGTACGATGTGGAGTTTTTGCACGGCTGCTTGAATCCCACAGTCATCGTGATCCACAAGGACAATGATGGCAGACACGTAAAGTCGCACGAGATTAATCTGCGGGAGAAGGAGTTCATGAAAATCGCGTGGAAGCAGGACAACGTGGAAACAGAGGCCACCATGCTGATCCCAGTGCCGTCCCCCATCGGTGGAGTGATCGTCATCGGTCGGGAATCTATTGTGTATCACGACGGGAGCAACTACCATGCTGTTGCGCCGCTTACTTTCCGCCAAAGCACCATCAACTGTTACGCCCGTGTGAGTAGCAATGGATTGCGCTATTTGCTGGGCAACATGGATGGTCAGCTGTATATGCTGTTCCTTGGTACCTCTGAAACGAGCAAGGGAGTGACTGTCAAGGACATCAAAGTGGAGCAGCTAGGCGAGATCTCTATACCAGAGTGCATTACATACCTAGACAATGGTTTCCTCTATATTGGAGCTCGTCATGGAGACTCGCAGTTGGTGCGCTTGAATTCAGAGGCCATTGACGGAAGCTATGTCGTGCCAGTAGAGAATTTCACCAATCTAGCTCCGATTCTGGACATTGCTGTGGTGGATCTGGATCGCCAGGGACAGGGCCAGATTATCACATGCTCGGGAAGCTTTAAGGATGGATCTCTACGCATAATTCGCATAGGCATTGGCATTCAGGAGCATGCCTGCATCGATCTCCCCGGCATTAAAGGCATGTGGTCTCTAAAGGTGGGAGTCGATGAGAGTCCGTATGAGAACACTTTGGTACTGGCTTTTGTGGGACACACAAGGATTCTCACACTCTCTGGCGAGGAGGTGGAAGAGACCGAGATTCCCGGATTTGCCAGCGATCTGCAGACGTTCCTTTGTTCAAATGTGGATTTTGACCAG GTGATTCAAGTTACTTCGGATAGCGTTCGATTGGTTAGTAGTGCCACTAAAGCTCTCGTGGCCGAATGGCGCCCTACTGGCGATCGTTCCATCGGTGTTGTGTCCTGCAACACTACCCAGATTGTGGTTGCCTCTGCATGCGACTTATTCTACATAGTTATTGAAGATGGAAGCCTTCGCGAGCAGTCTCGCAGGACTTTGGAATATGAGGTAGCCTGCTTGGACATCACTCCTTTGGATGAGACTCAAACGAAGTCGGACTTGGTGGCCGTGGGCTTATGGACAGATATATCTGCTGTGATCATGTCGCTGCCTGATCTAAAGACCATTTACACCGAAAAACTAAGCGGAG aaATCATTCCCCGCTCCATTTTAATGACCACCTTCGAGGGAATCCATTATCTGCTTTGCGCTTTGGGTGACGGTTCCATGTATTACTTTATCATGGACCAAACAACTGGGCAACTGACGGATAAGAAGAAAGTTACTCTCGGTACACAGCCAACCACGCTGCGTACCTTCCGATCCTTGTCTACAACTAATGTGTTTGCCTGCTCCGATCGTCCAACGGTGATTTACTCGTCGAACCACAAGTTGGTGTTCTCTAATGTAAATCTGAAGGAGGTCAACCACATGTGCTCCTTAAATGCTCAGGCGTATCCAGATAGTTTGGCACTGGCCAACAAGAACGCAGTTATTTTGGGCACTATCGATGAGATTCAGAAGCTGCATATTCGAACAGTGCCTCTGGGCGAGGGACCACGAAGGATTGCTTACCAAGAGGCTTCGCAGACTTTCGCTGTATCCACTCTACGTATTGATGTCCATGGTAGAGGCGGCGCTAAGCCACTACGCAACAGTGCCTCTACACAGGCGCAAAACATAACGTGTAGCTCGAATTTCCTACCCAAACCTGGTGGTGGTAATTCCACGGCTGCAAATGCGGAAGTCGGTCAAGAGATTGATGTACACAATCTACTGGTCATCGATCAAAACACGTTCGAGGTACTGCACGCCCACCAATTTGTGTCCCCCGAAACTATATCCTCGCTTATGTCCGCCAAGCTGGGCGATGATCCCAACACGTACTACGTGGTGGCCACATCACTGGTAATTCCAGAAGAGCCAGAGCCGAAAGTGGGAAGGATTATCATCTTCCACTACCACGAAAACAAGCTCACCCAAGTGGCCGAGACCAAGGTGGATGGAACTTGCTATGCCCTGGTTGAGTTCAATGGCAAAGTCCTGGCAGGAATCGGTAGTTTTGTCCGTCTATACGAGTGGACCAATGAGAAGGAGTTACGCATGGAGTGCaacattcaaaatatgatTGCTGCTTTGTATCTGAAGGCCAAGGGCGACTTTATTTTGGTCGGAGATCTGATGCGCTCCATCACTCTGCTGCAGCACAAGCAGATGGAGGGAATCTTTGTCGAGATCGCCCGCGACTGCGAACCCAAGTGGATGCGAGCTGTGGAGATACTCGACGATGATACGTTCCTAGGCTCCGAGACTAATGGAAATCTGTTCGTATGCCAGAAGGATAG TGCTGCTACCACCGATGAGGAGCGTCAGTTGCTACCAGAACTGGCGCGTTTCCATTTGGGCGATACTGTCAACGTTTTCCGTCACGGATCTCTGGTGATGCAGAACGTCGGTGAGCGAACTACGCCGATAAATGGATGTGTTCTATACGGAACATGCAACGGAGCCATTGGCATTGTAACCCAGATACCGCAGGACTTCTACGACTTCCTGCACGGCCTGCAGGAGCGGCTAAAGAAAATTATCAAGTCGGTGGGCAAGATTGAGCATACGTACTACCGCAATTtccaaatcaacaacaaaGTGGAACCCAGCGAGGGATTCATCGATGGAGATCTAATTGAGAGCTTTTTGGACTTGAGTCGCGAGAAGATGCGCGATTCCGTTCAGGGATTGGAG